Below is a genomic region from Flammeovirgaceae bacterium SG7u.111.
CCCTAATATATCGGCTCCTATCTTTATAAAATCACCTACCCTAAAAGGCTTGAAGATGACGATAAAAATACCGCTCACGATATTGGAAAAGGCCTGCTGTGAGGCAAAGCCCAAGAAAGCGGCAAAAATACCCGCACCTGCAAAAAGACTGAGGGCAAGGTGCTTGAATGCTGGAATGAGGTAGATCACCGTAAAGGAAGCGGCAATAAATATGATAAACGTAACCGCATTTTTGAGGAAACGGTATTTGGTTGCCTCCACCCTTATGAGAGCTGAAGACTTCTCAAAAAAACGGTCGAGGAAAATTCTCAAGACCTTAGCCAGCACAAAAGCCGCTATGATAATCCCTATGATTAGCAACAAATTTTCATGGCGGTCTGAAAAACTCAGTATGTTATCAAAAATATCTTTCAGCATATGTTCAGGAAGTTGAAGGTGTAAAAAAAGCAAGTAAAAGCGTCAGAGCAAAAAAAAGAAGATAAATCGGCAGAGGTTAGACATATTTTTTGAAAATCAACAAGAAAAACATAATTTTGCACACCGAAATACAGAAAGGTCCCGTAGTTCAATGGATAGAATAGGAGTTTCCTAAACTCTAGATGCAAGTTCGATTCTTGCCGGGACCACAAGGCAAGAAACACAAAACCTATTTTTGTACAAAAACAGTCTTTTTCCCGCAAGAAGGCTGTTTTTTGTTTTTCATGGTTTCCCAATGCAGTTTGCCCCTTTTGCAAAAGACATAAAAAAGCCACCCATTCAATACTATCAAATGGGTGACACTGTATGGTTTCAAGTATTTTCTTATTGACCTTCAGCTAATAAGTTCTTCCCTGAAACCCATTGGTTTTGGATTCCCCAAGAAATATTTGGTTCGGAAGCTGTGGTGATTTCCAATTCCCCTCCCTCCAGTATTTCTTGGTGGGTGAGCCAGTTCCGTTCCAAAGGCTCCCCATTGAAAGTGGCTTTTTGGATATAAGCATGTGCCGGATTATAGTTTTTGACCTTGATCAAAAAGCTTTTCCCATTTTCCCAGTTAAACTTAACCTCTTCCAATAAAGGAGCATGAAGGTAATACACAGGCTCACCTATGCAAGCGGGGAACAATCCGCAACTTGCCCACACATACCAGCTCGACATAGTTCCCGCATCGTCGTCCATTGTACGAAGATAAGTTGCCGGATCATTCTTATAAATCCGTCCAACAAAAGAACCTGTTCCTCGACTGTTGTTATTAAAATAGTGCTGTACAACAGTATCTACAGCTATTTTGTGGATAATTGCCTGTGACTTCCAAGGCTGGGAAGTACCTTGGTACATTCCAGTAGTTTGCAAATCTGGTTGGTTGGCATGGTTGTAAAAATCTCCCTCAAAAAACTTATCTAGCTGGCTAATAAACTCTTCTTCACCACCAGTCAATTCCACTAACCCTGTTTGGTCAAATGGAACAAACCAACGATACTGCCAAACAGTGCCTTGGTACATCCCCCTTGCCCCCATTCGGTCCACATCATTTTTAGAAAGGTCTTTAAAATCCTTTATCCAATAAGATTTGTAGCTCAAAGCCTTGTCCAAGAATTTCTTGCTTTGTTCTTTCCTGCCCAAAGAATCAAGGATCTGAGAAAGTGCCCATTCATCGTAAGATGCTTCTAGGGCTTCTTCAGGGTGATTATAAGGCAACTTTTCAACCTCGCTTACAAGTGAATCTGCAATTTTCTCAAAATCCAACTCCACTCCTTTTCTAAAGGCATCTAACAGCACCACAATGGCATGCTCCGTCCTCACCGTAGGAGAAGGTTCGTTTTCCGTGGCGAAATCTTTTTTCCCATAAGGGTAGAGATTGGCGATAGAAGCAGCAATATGTTGGAAGCGTTCAGGATAAACCAAAGAAAGCAACGGAAACTGTGTACGGTAATTATCCCAAATTGCCCAACCATTATACTTAGGCGTTGTTGATTGTCTCACAGAACCATCAATGGTGCGGTAATGCCCATCTTC
It encodes:
- a CDS encoding glycoside hydrolase family 92 protein produces the protein MRLLLLFTLLFIASCSQQKQGAQPVTNAAEPIKLVNAFLGTSGDHGQMSPAASYPFSMLSIGPHTYPSTHTGYEYYAKEFLGFSHNRFEGVGCQGSGGNILVKPFLGNNWETSKLMKTGDSASPGYYSVAFTNQLSAEFTVTGNYGMHRYTFPEGEKGLYFDLGHSIVNRFRNESHHIEGNSLSGWIEARTTCGDGQYKIYYYLEVSQPVEWTELADHQLKALLSPDQKEVEIHIALSSVNVEYAKNAVKQYTFQQMKAESELAWSKLLGHIEVKGDQERKGLFYSFLYRAIQSPYVITEEDGHYRTIDGSVRQSTTPKYNGWAIWDNYRTQFPLLSLVYPERFQHIAASIANLYPYGKKDFATENEPSPTVRTEHAIVVLLDAFRKGVELDFEKIADSLVSEVEKLPYNHPEEALEASYDEWALSQILDSLGRKEQSKKFLDKALSYKSYWIKDFKDLSKNDVDRMGARGMYQGTVWQYRWFVPFDQTGLVELTGGEEEFISQLDKFFEGDFYNHANQPDLQTTGMYQGTSQPWKSQAIIHKIAVDTVVQHYFNNNSRGTGSFVGRIYKNDPATYLRTMDDDAGTMSSWYVWASCGLFPACIGEPVYYLHAPLLEEVKFNWENGKSFLIKVKNYNPAHAYIQKATFNGEPLERNWLTHQEILEGGELEITTASEPNISWGIQNQWVSGKNLLAEGQ